One genomic window of Geoanaerobacter pelophilus includes the following:
- a CDS encoding ATP-dependent helicase: MFDLKSLNPQQRTAATHTEGPLLVLAGAGSGKTKVITCRIAHLIENKEVPPENILAVTFTNKAAREMQERMKELVGSRGKGMTISTFHSLGVKILRQDIRKLGYKKNFSIYSTSDQLGLIRQALRETNDTQKKFDPDSILWKISGAKNALLTPEQYRPTGFDESEQMAVAIYPRYQALLKSCNAIDFDDLIMLTVRLLRDFPEVLAKWQQQFRYIMVDEYQDTNPSQYLLISMLAAQNRNICVVGDDDQSIYGWRGADVEKILNFEHDYHGCKVVMLEQNYRSTGNILDAANHVISNNTKRKVKALWTESGPGRPIDLIVAADDEEEATTVVERIETTCFRDKVSYGDCAILYRTNAQSRPFEEQLRFAGIPYVLIGGMQFYERKEVKDSLAWLRTIANPEDEQSLLRIINFPKRGIGETTILKINQWSMEQGIPLFEALGRAAEIDGITEAVRAKVQAFHDLLSGEIANFAAPGHLADKVDRLFRKIGLEEELYRTIDDQATARRKVENIEQVINSLAGFESSSAKATLPLFLEKVTLMDEDRFSGKDKKEHGRDAVTLMSLHSSKGLEFPMVWLVGLEEEILPHKKSIYEDFSIDEERRLMYVGITRARRHLTITRCLQRKQYGKMQERHPSRFLEEIPEQLVNLQQVAGAQALNEDEAEKMAGDFFAKMKGMLG; encoded by the coding sequence ATGTTCGACCTGAAATCACTGAATCCCCAGCAGCGAACCGCTGCCACCCATACTGAAGGACCTTTGCTGGTACTGGCCGGCGCCGGTTCCGGCAAGACCAAGGTCATCACCTGTCGCATCGCCCATCTCATTGAAAACAAAGAGGTGCCGCCGGAAAACATACTAGCGGTCACCTTTACCAACAAGGCGGCCCGCGAGATGCAGGAGCGGATGAAAGAACTGGTGGGGAGCCGCGGCAAAGGGATGACAATCTCCACCTTTCACTCGCTCGGGGTAAAGATCCTCCGCCAGGATATCCGCAAGCTCGGCTACAAAAAGAATTTCTCGATCTACTCCACCTCCGACCAGCTTGGCCTGATCCGGCAAGCGTTGCGGGAAACCAACGACACCCAGAAGAAGTTCGACCCGGACTCGATCCTGTGGAAGATCTCCGGCGCTAAGAACGCCCTGCTCACTCCGGAGCAGTACCGGCCAACCGGTTTTGACGAAAGCGAACAGATGGCCGTTGCCATCTACCCCCGCTATCAGGCGCTGCTCAAGAGCTGCAACGCCATCGACTTCGACGACCTGATCATGCTGACCGTCAGGCTGCTGCGCGACTTCCCCGAGGTGCTGGCCAAGTGGCAGCAACAGTTCCGCTACATCATGGTGGACGAGTACCAGGACACCAACCCCTCCCAGTACCTGCTGATCTCGATGCTCGCCGCACAGAACCGCAACATCTGCGTGGTCGGCGACGACGACCAGTCGATCTACGGCTGGCGCGGTGCAGACGTCGAAAAGATCCTCAATTTCGAGCACGATTACCACGGTTGCAAGGTGGTGATGCTGGAGCAGAACTATCGCTCCACCGGCAACATCCTCGATGCGGCGAACCATGTCATCAGCAACAATACCAAGCGCAAGGTCAAGGCTCTATGGACCGAAAGCGGGCCGGGACGGCCGATCGACCTGATCGTGGCCGCCGACGACGAAGAGGAGGCCACCACTGTGGTCGAGCGGATCGAGACCACCTGTTTCCGCGACAAGGTCAGCTACGGCGACTGCGCCATCCTCTACCGCACCAATGCCCAAAGCAGGCCGTTCGAGGAGCAGCTCCGCTTTGCCGGCATCCCCTATGTCCTGATAGGCGGCATGCAGTTCTATGAGCGGAAAGAGGTCAAGGATTCCCTGGCCTGGCTCCGGACCATCGCCAACCCCGAGGATGAGCAGTCGCTGCTGCGGATCATCAACTTTCCGAAACGCGGCATCGGCGAGACGACCATCCTCAAGATCAACCAGTGGTCCATGGAGCAGGGGATACCGCTGTTCGAGGCATTGGGGAGGGCTGCGGAGATCGACGGCATCACCGAAGCGGTGCGGGCCAAGGTGCAGGCGTTTCATGACCTGCTGAGCGGAGAAATCGCGAATTTCGCCGCCCCCGGTCACCTGGCGGACAAGGTCGACCGGCTGTTCCGCAAGATCGGCCTTGAGGAGGAGCTGTACCGCACCATTGACGACCAGGCCACTGCCCGCAGAAAGGTGGAGAACATCGAACAGGTGATCAATTCGCTGGCCGGTTTCGAGAGCAGCTCAGCAAAAGCCACCCTGCCGCTCTTTCTGGAAAAAGTAACCCTGATGGACGAGGACCGTTTCTCCGGCAAAGATAAGAAAGAGCATGGCCGCGATGCCGTCACCCTGATGTCGCTCCACTCCAGCAAGGGTCTGGAGTTCCCCATGGTGTGGCTGGTGGGGTTGGAAGAGGAGATCCTGCCGCACAAGAAGTCGATCTACGAGGATTTTTCCATTGACGAGGAACGGCGGCTGATGTATGTGGGGATCACCCGCGCCCGGCGCCACCTGACCATCACCCGCTGCCTGCAACGGAAACAGTACGGCAAGATGCAGGAGCGCCACCCCTCCCGCTTTCTGGAAGAGATTCCGGAACAGCTGGTCAACCTGCAGCAGGTTGCCGGGGCCCAGGCGCTCAACGAAGATGAGGCCGAGAAAATGGCCGGAGACTTCTTTGCCAAGATGAAAGGGATGCTAGGGTGA
- a CDS encoding PEP-CTERM sorting domain-containing protein, translating into MKRVLVIGVAFVAQLVISQAANSETVSFDDPTTHWAGWDSSAYQDSKDVLGKPQITGGTYEVSNNMLSSFSISNDPSWEHGIGWGTFKAGDLFINVKSSADDHIWDYIVRTFDKSAAGDYALYDISSLNASDQRFLYGPNTNSGPGFGQIGPYITAYERHNQPVAIADELLKGLPSLGTVFFSGLTNDPFNASYTFNTPLLVGDSWSYSWTLTCGNDVVQSPVPEPASIVLLGAGLLGLAGYGIRRKNRKA; encoded by the coding sequence ATGAAACGCGTATTGGTAATAGGCGTCGCTTTTGTAGCACAGCTTGTCATAAGCCAGGCTGCTAATAGTGAAACAGTAAGTTTTGATGATCCGACAACACACTGGGCTGGTTGGGATTCTAGTGCTTATCAGGATTCTAAGGATGTTCTCGGCAAGCCTCAGATTACTGGCGGGACTTATGAGGTTTCTAATAACATGCTATCGAGCTTTTCAATTTCTAATGACCCTTCTTGGGAACATGGTATTGGTTGGGGAACATTCAAAGCCGGCGACCTGTTTATTAATGTAAAAAGTTCAGCCGATGATCATATATGGGATTATATTGTGAGGACCTTTGATAAATCAGCCGCCGGTGATTATGCATTGTACGATATTTCCTCGCTCAATGCATCGGATCAGAGGTTTTTGTATGGACCAAATACTAATTCTGGGCCGGGTTTTGGGCAAATCGGACCGTATATCACAGCTTATGAGCGTCATAATCAGCCTGTTGCAATAGCTGATGAGCTTCTGAAAGGTCTTCCATCGCTTGGAACGGTTTTCTTTAGCGGTTTAACCAATGATCCTTTCAATGCTTCGTATACATTCAATACTCCTCTTCTTGTTGGGGACAGTTGGAGTTATTCCTGGACATTGACGTGCGGCAATGATGTCGTCCAGAGCCCTGTTCCTGAACCGGCTTCTATAGTGCTCCTCGGGGCCGGACTTTTGGGGCTTGCGGGGTACGGTATCCGCAGGAAAAATAGGAAAGCGTAA
- a CDS encoding response regulator, giving the protein MNILIVDDHSVVRKGLMQIIEEDPSLEARFFETATAQEATRILAGHPIELVILDISLPGKGGLDLLKEIRTGKNEVPVLIVSMYPEEQYAIRALKLGANGYLSKATAAEDLICAIKQLTTSGKYISPALSSLLAAEVASGRPLGKLPHEMLSYRELQIACLLASGKSSQEAAAELCLSVKTIGSYRSRLMQKLNVRNNAELTSYCIRHALVS; this is encoded by the coding sequence ATGAATATCCTGATTGTGGACGACCATTCCGTAGTGCGCAAAGGGCTGATGCAGATCATCGAAGAAGATCCCTCGCTGGAAGCGCGCTTTTTTGAGACAGCCACGGCCCAGGAGGCAACCCGGATCTTGGCCGGTCACCCTATTGAACTGGTGATCCTGGATATTTCGCTCCCGGGCAAGGGGGGACTGGACCTGCTGAAAGAGATCCGCACCGGGAAAAACGAGGTACCGGTTCTGATCGTCAGCATGTACCCTGAGGAGCAGTATGCCATCCGCGCCCTCAAACTCGGCGCCAACGGCTATCTGTCAAAGGCTACGGCCGCGGAAGACCTGATTTGCGCGATCAAGCAGCTAACGACCAGCGGCAAATATATCAGTCCCGCCCTCTCTTCCCTCCTGGCAGCGGAAGTAGCCTCGGGGAGACCGCTGGGGAAACTCCCCCACGAGATGTTGTCCTACCGGGAACTGCAGATAGCCTGCCTGTTGGCTTCGGGCAAGAGTTCCCAAGAGGCGGCGGCCGAACTTTGCCTGAGCGTAAAGACCATCGGTTCATACCGCTCCAGGCTGATGCAAAAACTCAACGTAAGAAACAACGCCGAACTGACCTCTTACTGTATCCGCCACGCCTTGGTGTCATAA
- a CDS encoding DEAD/DEAH box helicase, with amino-acid sequence MKFSELKLPEQVMKGIEDAGFVDCTQIQAETLPLALSGKDVAGQAQTGTGKTAAFLVTLFTRLLNQEKQGDKQHPRALVLAPTRELVVQIEQDAQLLGKHCGLSVQAIYGGVDYMLQRNALREGADIVIGTPGRLIDYLKQKVYSLSKIEALVIDEADRMFDMGFIADLRFILRRLPPFDKRQNLMFSATLNQRVMELAYEFMNLPQKVQVTPEQMTAERVQQVLYHVGRKEKFPLLLGLLRREGMERTMIFINTKREAEFLNERLMANDFPCRMISGDVDQKKRMRILEQFKEGKLPILIATDVASRGLHIEGVSHVINYDLPQDAEDYVHRIGRTARAGAEGKAISFADEDGAFHLEAIHEYIKEKIEVEWAEDDLFVHDYKRSKPKHKQLEVKTHGKSHQHPHARPGEATGNTAPPKKKRRRPAKKKPEAGSAQPGTAAN; translated from the coding sequence ATGAAATTTAGTGAATTGAAACTGCCGGAACAAGTTATGAAGGGGATCGAGGATGCCGGGTTTGTCGATTGCACCCAGATCCAGGCTGAAACCCTACCGCTAGCGCTTTCCGGCAAAGATGTGGCCGGCCAGGCCCAGACCGGTACCGGCAAGACCGCAGCATTTCTAGTGACGCTCTTTACCCGGTTGTTGAACCAGGAGAAGCAGGGTGACAAGCAGCATCCGCGGGCGCTGGTTCTGGCGCCGACGCGTGAGCTGGTGGTGCAGATAGAACAGGATGCCCAGCTGCTGGGCAAGCACTGCGGCCTCTCGGTTCAAGCGATATACGGCGGCGTGGATTACATGCTGCAGCGGAACGCCCTGCGCGAGGGCGCCGATATTGTCATCGGCACCCCGGGCCGGCTGATCGATTACCTGAAGCAGAAGGTCTACTCGCTGAGCAAGATCGAGGCGCTGGTCATCGACGAGGCGGACCGGATGTTCGACATGGGTTTCATTGCCGACCTCCGGTTTATTCTCCGCCGGCTGCCGCCGTTCGACAAACGCCAGAACCTGATGTTTTCGGCTACCCTCAACCAGCGGGTTATGGAGCTGGCTTACGAGTTCATGAACCTTCCGCAGAAGGTCCAGGTAACCCCGGAGCAGATGACTGCGGAACGGGTACAGCAGGTGCTGTACCATGTGGGCCGCAAGGAGAAGTTTCCGCTGTTGCTGGGACTACTGCGCCGCGAGGGGATGGAACGCACCATGATTTTCATCAATACCAAGCGGGAGGCAGAGTTTCTCAATGAACGGCTGATGGCCAATGATTTCCCCTGCCGCATGATTTCCGGCGATGTTGACCAGAAGAAGCGGATGAGGATCCTGGAACAGTTCAAAGAGGGGAAGCTGCCGATCCTGATCGCCACGGATGTCGCCTCCCGGGGGTTGCATATCGAGGGGGTATCGCACGTCATTAACTACGATCTGCCGCAGGATGCCGAGGATTATGTCCACCGCATCGGCCGGACGGCCAGGGCCGGAGCCGAGGGGAAGGCGATTTCCTTTGCCGACGAGGATGGGGCCTTTCACCTCGAGGCGATCCACGAGTACATCAAGGAGAAGATCGAAGTAGAATGGGCCGAAGACGATCTCTTTGTTCACGACTACAAGCGGAGTAAGCCGAAACACAAGCAACTTGAAGTGAAGACCCACGGCAAAAGCCATCAGCATCCGCATGCGCGGCCGGGCGAGGCCACCGGAAATACTGCGCCGCCCAAGAAGAAGCGCAGACGACCGGCCAAGAAAAAGCCGGAGGCTGGCAGTGCGCAACCGGGAACCGCTGCAAACTGA
- a CDS encoding PAS domain-containing sensor histidine kinase, with translation MPLKSLPKEPDLFYRSLIEDYPELICRWLPDTTIIFVNEAYSRFIGMPRTELLGKRFLDLLDAANRATLATVIECHFQTLQRTSPTNVFEYQQQFGENSQHWVEWFTKALFDDDNHIVEFQSIGRDITQRKAAEEALNRSEANYRILLDNIPRSIFLKNQDSVFVACNRRFAQILGSSPEEVAGKTDFDYLPQQEADRIREDDLRIMANGVSEEFIEQVSAHGRKLSVHTCKSPVRDERGSICGVLGMFLDVTSEMEAEQRQREEHEKLKAYARQQVMRLEDERLHIARDIHDELGQNLTVISFELSHLKKKIAPDDADAQQRLTALEQLARDSIKAVNSICTRLRPSLLDEVGLSAAIDWSAKEFTGRTGISCNAEVDPAVCIFADHATTIFRICQEALTNIARHSRATEASIAFYKKRNSCILEITDNGKGITQKQAEGGNSYGIMGIRERAKLMNATVAIKGHRTKGTTIKLTIPCGENP, from the coding sequence ATGCCCCTTAAGAGCCTGCCCAAAGAACCCGACCTATTCTACCGGTCACTGATCGAAGACTATCCGGAACTGATCTGTCGCTGGCTGCCGGACACAACCATTATTTTTGTTAATGAGGCATATAGCCGGTTTATCGGGATGCCCCGAACCGAACTGCTCGGCAAGCGTTTTCTTGATCTGCTCGATGCCGCCAACAGAGCCACCCTGGCAACGGTCATAGAGTGTCATTTTCAAACGCTGCAGCGCACCAGCCCCACAAATGTCTTTGAATACCAGCAACAGTTTGGCGAAAATTCCCAGCACTGGGTGGAATGGTTCACCAAGGCGCTCTTTGACGATGATAACCACATCGTAGAGTTTCAGTCCATCGGCAGGGATATTACCCAGCGCAAGGCGGCGGAGGAAGCGCTCAACCGGAGCGAAGCAAACTACCGCATCCTGCTGGACAACATCCCGCGGTCGATCTTCCTCAAGAACCAGGACTCGGTATTTGTGGCGTGCAATCGAAGATTTGCCCAAATCCTGGGGAGTTCGCCGGAAGAGGTTGCCGGCAAGACCGATTTCGATTATCTCCCCCAGCAGGAAGCAGATAGAATTCGCGAGGATGACCTGAGAATCATGGCCAACGGCGTCTCCGAAGAGTTCATTGAGCAGGTCAGTGCTCATGGCCGCAAGCTATCGGTCCACACCTGCAAGTCCCCGGTTCGAGATGAGCGCGGCTCGATCTGCGGCGTTCTGGGGATGTTCCTCGACGTGACCAGTGAAATGGAAGCCGAGCAGCGGCAGCGCGAGGAGCATGAAAAGCTGAAAGCCTATGCCCGGCAGCAAGTAATGCGGCTGGAGGATGAAAGGCTGCATATCGCCCGGGATATCCACGACGAACTGGGCCAGAATCTGACTGTTATTTCCTTTGAGCTGTCCCATCTCAAAAAGAAAATCGCCCCAGATGATGCTGATGCCCAACAGCGGCTAACCGCGCTGGAGCAGCTTGCCCGGGATAGCATCAAAGCGGTAAACTCCATCTGCACCAGGCTGCGGCCATCACTGCTTGACGAAGTCGGTCTAAGCGCAGCTATAGATTGGTCGGCAAAGGAGTTCACCGGCCGGACCGGCATCAGCTGTAATGCCGAGGTCGACCCGGCTGTCTGCATCTTTGCTGATCACGCCACCACGATATTCAGAATCTGCCAGGAGGCCCTGACCAACATTGCCCGCCACTCGCGTGCCACGGAAGCCTCAATCGCCTTTTACAAGAAAAGGAACTCCTGTATCCTGGAAATTACTGATAACGGTAAAGGCATTACCCAAAAGCAAGCCGAAGGCGGGAATTCTTACGGCATCATGGGGATTCGCGAGCGGGCAAAACTGATGAACGCAACCGTGGCCATCAAAGGGCATCGCACCAAAGGCACCACAATAAAACTGACCATACCGTGCGGGGAAAACCCATGA
- a CDS encoding methyl-accepting chemotaxis protein — protein sequence MLSNMKISTRLILSFSLILFILVVVSGTGYFGQQKSKFYIYEIAEKDAKLVEYAQRTRANINMLRRYEKDLFMNIGSADKVEDYKKKWNESLEHFNDRIASMEKLADTTKQKETLATIKTNIKGYADGFGKVYEQVKSGAITTPQDGNKAIGQYKEQTHGAEAAITNLAKEQDAELEKQVKEAESTSSKIQTTMLGLAIVAIILALAMMLVVIRSIKKPLTAVHDMVIDIAQGEGDLTKRLDYRSRDELGDICTGFNTFMDKLHAIITSIASNTTQVAAAASQLMTASEQIATGAEEVAAQASTVATAGEEMSATSGDIAQNCQMAAEGSNQASRAASEGSQVVNNTVQVMGRIASRVQETAKTVESLGARSDQIGAIVATIQDIADQTNLLALNAAIEAARAGEQGRGFAVVADEVRALAERTTKATREISEMIKAIQNETKGAVAAMDAGVREVEQGTSEAAKCGTALQEILEQINAVTMQVNQVATAAEEQTATTGEISNNIHQITEVVQETSKGAHESATSANQLARTAEELQRIVRQFKL from the coding sequence ATGCTCAGCAACATGAAAATCTCTACCAGGCTTATCCTCAGTTTCAGTCTCATCCTGTTTATCCTGGTGGTTGTCAGCGGTACCGGGTACTTTGGGCAGCAGAAATCAAAGTTCTATATCTATGAAATAGCTGAAAAGGATGCCAAACTGGTCGAGTACGCCCAGCGCACACGCGCCAATATCAATATGCTCCGCCGCTATGAAAAAGACTTGTTCATGAATATCGGCTCTGCAGACAAGGTAGAGGATTATAAAAAGAAGTGGAATGAATCACTGGAACACTTTAATGACCGCATCGCTTCTATGGAAAAGTTGGCGGATACGACAAAACAGAAAGAGACCCTGGCAACGATCAAGACCAATATTAAGGGTTATGCCGATGGCTTCGGCAAGGTTTATGAGCAGGTTAAGAGCGGCGCAATTACCACGCCGCAGGATGGCAACAAGGCAATCGGTCAGTACAAAGAGCAAACTCACGGTGCCGAAGCTGCAATAACTAATCTGGCAAAAGAGCAGGATGCCGAACTGGAAAAACAGGTAAAAGAAGCTGAATCTACAAGCAGTAAAATCCAAACCACGATGCTGGGGCTGGCGATAGTCGCCATCATCCTTGCCCTGGCCATGATGCTGGTGGTTATCCGTTCCATCAAAAAACCGCTCACCGCAGTGCATGACATGGTTATCGATATCGCCCAGGGAGAAGGAGACCTGACCAAACGGCTCGATTACCGGTCGCGGGACGAACTGGGGGATATCTGCACCGGGTTTAACACCTTCATGGACAAACTGCACGCGATCATCACCAGCATTGCCAGCAACACCACCCAGGTGGCGGCTGCCGCCTCGCAACTGATGACCGCTTCAGAACAGATTGCCACCGGCGCCGAAGAGGTTGCGGCCCAGGCTTCCACCGTAGCCACTGCCGGCGAAGAGATGTCAGCCACCTCCGGCGATATCGCCCAGAACTGCCAGATGGCCGCCGAAGGGAGCAACCAGGCGAGCCGGGCCGCCAGCGAAGGTTCGCAGGTGGTCAACAACACCGTCCAGGTTATGGGACGGATTGCCAGCCGGGTACAGGAGACCGCTAAGACCGTCGAGAGCCTGGGCGCCAGGAGTGACCAGATCGGCGCCATCGTCGCCACCATCCAGGATATCGCCGACCAGACCAACCTGCTCGCCTTGAACGCTGCCATAGAGGCGGCCCGGGCCGGTGAGCAGGGGCGCGGCTTTGCCGTGGTCGCCGACGAGGTGCGGGCCCTGGCCGAGCGGACCACCAAAGCAACCCGCGAGATCAGCGAGATGATCAAGGCGATCCAGAACGAGACCAAAGGGGCGGTAGCGGCCATGGATGCCGGAGTGCGCGAGGTTGAACAGGGGACCAGCGAAGCCGCCAAGTGCGGTACTGCGCTGCAGGAGATCCTGGAGCAGATCAATGCCGTTACCATGCAGGTGAACCAGGTGGCCACTGCTGCCGAAGAGCAGACCGCTACCACCGGCGAGATCAGCAACAACATCCACCAGATCACCGAGGTGGTGCAGGAGACCTCAAAAGGCGCCCATGAGTCGGCCACTTCCGCCAACCAGCTGGCCAGGACCGCCGAGGAACTGCAGCGGATCGTCAGGCAGTTCAAGCTATAG
- a CDS encoding methyl-accepting chemotaxis protein, with protein sequence MATIKSKLIANAIIVLLTVVAIIGMEYHELNVLKNLQDQGAQRADNAILAGTGARVGLSLSSVISGAIINRDLDEVAKSWPETKEKNFKRLDEVEKAADTKEEKEWAVEAKKAAVEVANIFENKTLPLLRSTTGITKEIIALDEASDKQVQIIRENMLKIEESIRKEAKEADKEYDAEIRKTITESLIIGLIGILLQMGLAGWLLNSILKPVTAMVTMFRDMAQGEGDLTQRLNADSKDEIAVASGFFNQFVEKLHRIISSVAGNTSQVAAAATQLMATAEQIATGAEEVAAQAGTVATAGEEMSATSGDIAQNCQMAAEGSNQASQAASSGSAVVNNTVQVMSRIASRVQETAKTVESLGARSDQIGAIVATIQDIADQTNLLALNAAIEAARAGEQGRGFAVVADEVRALAERTTKATREISEMIKAIQNETKGAVAAMEAGVQEVEQGTMEAAKSGTALQEILEQINAVTMQVNQVATAAEEQTATTGEISNNIHQITEVVQETAKGAQESATAANQLARTAEELQRIVGQFKL encoded by the coding sequence ATGGCAACCATCAAGTCAAAGCTGATCGCAAACGCAATCATTGTGCTGCTGACCGTAGTGGCGATCATCGGCATGGAATATCATGAGCTGAACGTGCTGAAAAATCTTCAGGACCAGGGAGCACAACGGGCCGATAATGCCATACTTGCCGGCACCGGGGCCAGGGTCGGACTGTCGCTATCCTCTGTCATCTCCGGTGCCATCATCAACAGGGACCTGGACGAAGTGGCCAAGAGCTGGCCCGAAACCAAGGAGAAAAACTTCAAGCGACTGGATGAGGTCGAAAAGGCCGCTGACACCAAAGAAGAAAAAGAATGGGCTGTTGAGGCGAAAAAGGCTGCGGTAGAGGTAGCAAACATCTTCGAAAACAAAACCTTGCCCCTGCTGCGTTCCACGACCGGCATAACCAAAGAAATCATTGCCCTGGACGAGGCGAGCGACAAGCAGGTACAGATCATTCGGGAAAATATGTTGAAGATAGAAGAGTCCATCCGCAAAGAAGCCAAAGAGGCGGACAAGGAGTATGATGCGGAAATCCGTAAGACCATCACGGAATCGCTGATAATAGGGTTGATCGGCATTCTGCTCCAGATGGGTCTTGCCGGCTGGCTGCTCAATTCGATACTCAAGCCGGTAACCGCCATGGTAACCATGTTCCGGGATATGGCGCAAGGCGAAGGGGATTTGACCCAGCGGCTCAATGCTGACAGCAAGGACGAAATCGCTGTTGCCAGCGGCTTCTTCAATCAGTTCGTGGAAAAACTGCATCGGATTATCTCCAGCGTAGCCGGCAACACCAGCCAGGTGGCCGCTGCCGCCACCCAGTTGATGGCTACGGCGGAACAGATCGCCACCGGCGCCGAAGAGGTTGCGGCCCAGGCCGGCACCGTGGCCACTGCCGGCGAAGAGATGTCAGCCACCTCCGGCGATATCGCCCAGAACTGCCAGATGGCTGCCGAGGGAAGCAATCAGGCGAGCCAGGCTGCCAGTTCCGGCTCTGCAGTGGTCAACAATACCGTCCAGGTCATGAGCCGGATCGCCAGCCGGGTACAGGAGACCGCCAAGACCGTTGAGAGCCTGGGGGCCAGGAGCGACCAGATCGGCGCCATCGTCGCCACCATCCAGGACATCGCCGACCAGACCAACCTGCTGGCCTTGAACGCTGCCATCGAGGCGGCCCGTGCCGGTGAGCAGGGGCGCGGTTTTGCCGTGGTCGCCGACGAGGTGCGGGCCCTGGCCGAGCGGACCACCAAGGCGACCCGCGAGATCAGCGAAATGATCAAGGCGATCCAGAACGAGACCAAGGGAGCAGTGGCGGCCATGGAGGCCGGGGTACAGGAGGTTGAGCAGGGGACCATGGAAGCAGCCAAGAGCGGCACAGCGCTGCAGGAGATCCTGGAGCAGATCAATGCCGTCACCATGCAGGTGAACCAGGTGGCCACAGCTGCCGAAGAGCAGACCGCCACCACCGGCGAGATCAGCAACAACATCCACCAGATTACCGAAGTGGTTCAGGAGACAGCCAAGGGCGCCCAGGAATCAGCCACTGCCGCCAACCAACTGGCCAGGACCGCTGAGGAGTTGCAGCGGATTGTCGGGCAGTTCAAACTGTAA
- a CDS encoding DUF3108 domain-containing protein, producing the protein MKLLAKIFASSLALFVLFASGSVFAAGRIPEKLIYRLSWSGIPVGTATQEIVDEGEVRRVVSTAKSNEWLSAFFPVNDRTDSFTTKEEPFPGKSYYFRMQIREGRRARDREITFDQAGRKAVYHDLMGTERVEVPIVENTYDIYSSFLHARFLDLQVGKPVYLHVLDGKELQRIEIRVLRKERVSTPVGEFDTIAIEPMVKPEGVFEGKKGAVIWLTDDHRRIPVKAQTKVKVGSVTALLIGGNY; encoded by the coding sequence ATGAAATTATTAGCCAAAATATTTGCTTCGTCGCTGGCGTTGTTTGTCTTGTTTGCCTCTGGTAGCGTCTTTGCTGCGGGCCGGATACCGGAAAAGCTCATCTATCGGCTCTCCTGGTCCGGCATCCCGGTGGGAACCGCCACCCAGGAGATTGTTGACGAGGGGGAGGTGCGGCGGGTTGTTTCCACTGCCAAATCCAACGAGTGGCTCTCCGCGTTCTTTCCGGTCAATGATCGTACCGACAGCTTTACCACCAAAGAAGAGCCGTTTCCCGGCAAGTCTTATTACTTCAGAATGCAGATCCGTGAGGGGCGCAGGGCGCGCGACCGGGAGATCACCTTTGACCAGGCCGGCCGCAAGGCGGTCTACCACGATCTGATGGGCACCGAGCGGGTCGAAGTGCCGATTGTGGAAAATACCTACGATATTTATTCCAGTTTTCTGCATGCCCGGTTTCTCGACCTGCAGGTCGGCAAGCCGGTTTATCTGCATGTCCTTGACGGCAAGGAGTTGCAGCGGATCGAGATCCGGGTGCTGCGCAAAGAACGGGTCAGCACCCCGGTCGGCGAGTTCGACACCATTGCCATTGAGCCGATGGTCAAGCCGGAAGGGGTTTTCGAAGGGAAGAAGGGGGCGGTTATCTGGTTGACCGACGACCATCGGAGAATACCGGTCAAGGCCCAGACCAAGGTCAAGGTGGGGAGTGTCACGGCGCTGCTCATCGGCGGCAATTATTAG